The DNA window CTGCGCGACGTCGTCAAACTCCTGCGGCCGACGCAATGGGCGAAGAATGCCGTCCTGTTTGCGGCGCTGATATTTTCGAAGCATCTGTTCGTCCCGTGGGACGTTCTGGTGACGGTGCTGGGATTTTTCGCTTTCTGCGGCGTTTCCAGCGGCGCGTACGTCATGAACGACCTGCGCGATTGCGAGCGCGACCGGCAACACCCCTTGAAGTGCTTGCGGCCGCTGCCGGCCGGCCGCGTGAGTCAGCGTGCGGCGGTCTTTCTCGCCCTGGCGCTCGCTGCCGGCGGACTTCTCGGCGCGGCGCTACTGGATCCCGCCTTCGCCGGTTTGACGCTGCTCTATGTGATCCTGCAAGTGGCCTACACGTTCTGGCTGAAGGAAGCCGTCATCCTCGACGTGATGGCGATCGCCAGCGGCTTCGTCATCCGTGCGGTCGCCGGGGGGGTGCTGATCCACGTGCCGGTGTCTCCGTGGCTGATCATCTGCACGTTCCTGCTGGCGCTGTTCCTCGGCTTTTCGAAGCGGCGCCACGAGCTCATCCTGCTTGACGACCGCGCCATCGAACACCGCACCAGCCTGCGCGAGTACAGTCCGTACTTTCTCGATCAGATGATCGCCGTGGTCACGGCGTCGACGGTGGTGGCCTACGCGATATACACCGTCTCGCCGGAAGTGCGCGAGAAGCTCGGCACGGAGAAACTCTACCTCACCATCCCTTTCGTCTTGTTCGGCATATTCCGCTACCTCTACCTGGTGCACCAAAAGGAGGAAGGCGGGAATCCGACGCAGTTGCTGTTGAGCGATCGGCCGCTGCAGGTGGACGTGGTGCTGTGGATCGTGACGGCGGCCGTGTTGCTGTACGCCCAGGTATGAGCGACCTCGCTCGCATATCGCGCGGGCGGCGCGTCGAGAAACCGTGGGGCCACGAGCTTATCTGGGCCGAAGGGACGCGATACGCCGGCAAGTTGCTGCACATCAAGCGCGGTTGTCAGCTCAGTTTCCAATACCACCGCTGCAAGGAGGAAACCATCTACCTGCTCAGCGGCGCACTGGCGCTGGAGGTGGCAACGGGGGACGAGGAAAGGCAGCAGATACAGCTCGCGCCGGGCGACAGTTATCACATACCGCCGGGCCTGCGGCACCGAATGACCGCAGTGGAAGACTGCGTCGTATTAGAAGTATCCACGCCCGAGCTAGACGACGTCGTGCGCCTCGAAGACCGCTACGGTCGGGCCGGCGGATGAACGACGGCGCCGGCGAGACTAGTTGAGCTGATACGTCAATCGGGCCGAGATTTGGCCCCGATCGCCGAAGAAACCCGGCCCCTGAAATGCCCCGCCGATCTGGACGACGTCGAGACCGAGCAGGAGCCAGTCCCGCCAGCGATAGGTCACTGTAGGAACGACGGCGTAGGTGCCGCTGACGTACTGAATGTAGGTCAGGCGCGGCGTCAGGCGACCGTGCAGGTAATCCGTCTGCAGGCTGAATTGGCCGAAGGCCTGCACGGTTGGCAAGTCGACGTAATCGCCGGGCGAGGTTCCGCTCCGGCCGGGTTTGAGCTGGCCATTGTAACGAAAGTCCTGTCCCGTGCTCGACTCGGAGATGTTCCACGACCCGACGACGGCACTGATGAGCGTAAAGCTGTTGGACGGATTGAGCGGGCGGATGAAGAAGAAGCGGTCGAAGCCGACCTCCCAGCGGAAGAAGTCGGCGCGCGGCACGGTGCCGGGTTTGGTGAACGGCTGCAGCGAGGCCGGGTCGTTCTCGGGGATGGAGAGGTTCTTCTCGGGGACGAACGCCGCCTCGTTCAGAAACCCGACGGCGTTCAGACGCACAATGCCGTCGGCGGGTTCGAAGAAGAACGTCGCTCCCAGGCCGACGACGTCGGCGAGCTTGTGCACCGTTTGTACCGTGAAGACGTTTCCCTGGGTGGTGGCGGCAAGGCCAAGGGCTTGCGGCACCGGGACGTTCGGGAAGGTCGTGTAGTACCAGGCGCTGACCGTGTAATCGCGGGCGACGACGCTTTGTAGGCGCACGCCCCAGCGGCTGTTCTCGATGTTCTTGGAAGGCTGCCGGTCGAGCAGGACGAACTGCCCGTTGACGATGGAAGGAATAAACGACTGCGGGTCCTGGCCCGGTGGCGAGTACGGACTGGCGCCCAGAATGGGCGTTATTCCCGTATTCGTGTCGAGATCGCCGGGTACCCAGTAAGCCTCGACGAACCCGCTGGAAAGCGGCCCCAGGGTGCTGAACAGGTTGACGCTCGTCCGCAACGTCCAGAGCGGGATGCGCGCTTCGTCGAGGCCCTGAAAGATGCCTGGCACGGCCAGTGTCAGGTCGAAGGGGTTGTTCTGGTCGAGCAGCGCAATCGTGTCCGACTCGCCCCAGGAGATCGCCTGGCGGCCGATGCGGACGAACACCGGTCCCTTGCTGTAGCTCAGGTAGAGCTCGTTGATGCGTTGTCGGTTCGAATAAACGCTGCGTGCGTTCTTGACCTCGAGGCCGGGGTAGACATCGTAAATCGACTCGAAGCGCTTACCGGGGGCCGGCATGCAGATTTGATTGCGGCCGGCGCGGACGGGGCACCGGAAGCTGGATCCTTCTATGAACCACGCGCGCCGCGGCCTCGCGGTGAAGTCGTCGAAGGTCTTGTTGGTCTGGCTGGCGGCGGTGGCGAATTCGGCGGCACCGTAGTCGTAGACGCCGTCATAGAAACCCCACGCCGCCAGCCGACCGGAGAATTCGTCGGGGACGATCCAGGCGAGGAAGGTGCCGCGGAGACCGGTTAAGTATGGCGTCAGTTTGGCGTCGAGCTCGGGGTTGTAGAAATTGCGATTCTGAACCAGTTGGCCCGCCTTGGTGACCGGTTGAGTGTCGCCTTCCGAGTCGAGAGTACGCACGCCGAATTGGCTGTACACCCGGGCGCGAAGGACCCAATTCTGCGCGTCGTCCAGATAGAGGGCCCCGGCGGCCGGAGCCAGCGCAAGGAGAGCGACGATGACGACCAGTACGACGCCGATCCGGCGCGCTGGAATGATCGTTGTGCGCTGTCGCAAGTCGTTCACGCCCTGCCTTCCGTTTCGCCGGGTTAACGCGGTTGCCGGGCAGCGGGTAGTGCGAGCTGCCGGGGCGTCTTGTGTCGCGGGCGCACGCCGCTGTCAAGCCACGGTGTCCGCCGCGCAACTGCCGCCGCAAGCCGTCACAACGGAATAAGTCCTTAACTTGCTTTATTACACAAATCCTGTATAGGATCGTATCGTGTCGGTCGGGGACGCCGGTGACGGCAGCGCCCCTCGGGGCGCAGAAGGAGGATGAAGATGACCAGGAGCAAGACAATAGTGGCCATCGTGGGAGCGATGTTGCTGGCGGCCGTTGCCACGGCGCCGGTATCCGTCGCGATGGCGGAGGAAAGACTCGTCGACATCAACAGCGCTTCGGTCGGGCAATTGGCCGAACTGAAGGGCATCGGACCCGCCAAGGCCGAGGCCATTGTGGCCTTTCGCGACAAGAGCGGGCCGTTCAAGTCGGTAGACGATCTGCAGCAGGTAAGCGGGATCGGAGAGAAGTTGCTCGCCACGCTGCGCCCGCAGATTACGGTCGGGCCTGCTGCGGCCGCGCTGGCGCCCGGGGCTCCGGCGGCGGCTGGAAAGAAGTAACCCCGTTCAACCCATCAGGCGGACCCGGCCGGCACAGACCCGCGTCCGCACGGTTATTGCGCTCCGCACCGGAATTGCGAGTCCTGCTAGCTGGCGTGGCGCAGGTCTTCGCGCCCCGGCTCTTCGGCGGTCCCGGCGCTCGGGTGGTTTCCGTTCGTCCATTCGATGCGGCGGTAGTCGAATCCGGTAGTGGCCGCGAGGTGGAGCTTGAGGACGTCGAAATACGGGGACAGGTCGAAGTCGCGCGGGGTAATGAGTGCCGGATCCTCG is part of the Candidatus Binatia bacterium genome and encodes:
- a CDS encoding decaprenyl-phosphate phosphoribosyltransferase, yielding MTANTAPLAATGAATLRDVVKLLRPTQWAKNAVLFAALIFSKHLFVPWDVLVTVLGFFAFCGVSSGAYVMNDLRDCERDRQHPLKCLRPLPAGRVSQRAAVFLALALAAGGLLGAALLDPAFAGLTLLYVILQVAYTFWLKEAVILDVMAIASGFVIRAVAGGVLIHVPVSPWLIICTFLLALFLGFSKRRHELILLDDRAIEHRTSLREYSPYFLDQMIAVVTASTVVAYAIYTVSPEVREKLGTEKLYLTIPFVLFGIFRYLYLVHQKEEGGNPTQLLLSDRPLQVDVVLWIVTAAVLLYAQV
- a CDS encoding cupin domain-containing protein is translated as MSDLARISRGRRVEKPWGHELIWAEGTRYAGKLLHIKRGCQLSFQYHRCKEETIYLLSGALALEVATGDEERQQIQLAPGDSYHIPPGLRHRMTAVEDCVVLEVSTPELDDVVRLEDRYGRAGG
- a CDS encoding DUF1302 domain-containing protein: MNDLRQRTTIIPARRIGVVLVVIVALLALAPAAGALYLDDAQNWVLRARVYSQFGVRTLDSEGDTQPVTKAGQLVQNRNFYNPELDAKLTPYLTGLRGTFLAWIVPDEFSGRLAAWGFYDGVYDYGAAEFATAASQTNKTFDDFTARPRRAWFIEGSSFRCPVRAGRNQICMPAPGKRFESIYDVYPGLEVKNARSVYSNRQRINELYLSYSKGPVFVRIGRQAISWGESDTIALLDQNNPFDLTLAVPGIFQGLDEARIPLWTLRTSVNLFSTLGPLSSGFVEAYWVPGDLDTNTGITPILGASPYSPPGQDPQSFIPSIVNGQFVLLDRQPSKNIENSRWGVRLQSVVARDYTVSAWYYTTFPNVPVPQALGLAATTQGNVFTVQTVHKLADVVGLGATFFFEPADGIVRLNAVGFLNEAAFVPEKNLSIPENDPASLQPFTKPGTVPRADFFRWEVGFDRFFFIRPLNPSNSFTLISAVVGSWNISESSTGQDFRYNGQLKPGRSGTSPGDYVDLPTVQAFGQFSLQTDYLHGRLTPRLTYIQYVSGTYAVVPTVTYRWRDWLLLGLDVVQIGGAFQGPGFFGDRGQISARLTYQLN
- a CDS encoding helix-hairpin-helix domain-containing protein, which codes for MTRSKTIVAIVGAMLLAAVATAPVSVAMAEERLVDINSASVGQLAELKGIGPAKAEAIVAFRDKSGPFKSVDDLQQVSGIGEKLLATLRPQITVGPAAAALAPGAPAAAGKK